The Microbacterium sp. LWH7-1.2 genome window below encodes:
- a CDS encoding family 43 glycosylhydrolase, translated as MTTYTNPVLAGDRPDPAIIKVGDEYWMTYSSFEAAPGLLLYRSSDLVNWTYVTAALPEPVGNTFAVDIAEHDGRFFIYIPFIPTAWSDLTEPSIFVIHADSMKGPWSEPIDLGIRRAIDPGHVVGEDGRRYLFVSGIRRTALSDDGLSTVGELEKVYDGWRYPDEWVTEAYALEGPKLFRRGEWFYLVSAVGGTGGPPTGHMVIVARSRSVHGPWENHPRNPVARTTDATQKWWSRGHATLVPGQGGSVLDDDWWMVSHGYENGYRSLGRQILLEPIRWSSDGWPEVSVDDPGGELEAPAGAAEQHPASSFADDFSELRLGERWAFHAPEHDEVARLSLDDGLVLAGKGSSPADASPLAILTGEHSYEVEVDVELDGDVEAGLLLFFNNRLFCGMGIDGERMLSFSGGIRTHWREPAPAVRRLQLRLRNDEHIVTGWYREPGDEWTRHHVRYEASGYHANTVGDLLSLRPALYAAGAGSARFRDFRYTVL; from the coding sequence ATGACCACCTACACGAACCCGGTCCTGGCCGGCGACCGGCCCGACCCCGCGATCATCAAGGTCGGCGACGAGTACTGGATGACGTACTCGTCGTTCGAGGCGGCGCCGGGGCTGCTGCTCTACCGCTCGAGCGACCTCGTGAACTGGACGTACGTGACGGCGGCGTTGCCCGAGCCGGTCGGCAACACGTTCGCGGTCGACATCGCCGAGCACGACGGGCGGTTCTTCATCTACATCCCGTTCATCCCCACCGCATGGTCCGACCTCACCGAACCGTCGATCTTCGTGATCCATGCCGACTCGATGAAGGGGCCATGGTCGGAGCCGATCGATCTCGGCATCCGGCGGGCGATCGACCCTGGCCACGTCGTGGGCGAGGACGGTCGGCGCTACCTGTTCGTCAGCGGCATCCGTCGCACCGCGCTCAGCGACGACGGACTTTCGACCGTGGGCGAGCTGGAGAAGGTCTACGACGGCTGGCGCTACCCGGACGAGTGGGTGACCGAGGCGTACGCCCTCGAAGGGCCGAAGCTCTTTCGGCGCGGGGAGTGGTTCTATCTCGTGAGCGCCGTCGGTGGCACGGGCGGCCCGCCCACCGGTCACATGGTGATCGTCGCGCGGTCGCGATCGGTGCACGGACCGTGGGAGAACCACCCGCGCAATCCCGTCGCGCGAACGACGGATGCCACGCAGAAGTGGTGGTCGCGCGGCCACGCGACGCTCGTGCCAGGGCAGGGTGGGTCCGTGCTCGACGACGACTGGTGGATGGTGTCGCACGGGTACGAGAACGGCTACCGCTCGCTGGGACGGCAGATCCTGCTCGAGCCCATCCGCTGGAGCTCCGATGGCTGGCCCGAGGTCTCCGTCGACGATCCGGGCGGGGAGCTCGAGGCTCCCGCGGGCGCGGCGGAGCAGCATCCGGCGTCGTCCTTCGCCGACGACTTCTCCGAGCTGCGGCTCGGCGAGCGGTGGGCTTTCCACGCTCCCGAGCATGACGAGGTCGCGCGCCTGAGCCTCGATGACGGGCTCGTGCTCGCCGGCAAGGGGTCGTCGCCGGCGGATGCCTCCCCTCTCGCGATCCTCACCGGCGAGCATTCGTATGAGGTCGAGGTCGACGTCGAACTCGACGGCGACGTCGAAGCCGGGTTGCTCCTCTTTTTCAACAACCGTCTCTTCTGCGGCATGGGGATCGACGGCGAGCGCATGCTGAGCTTCTCGGGCGGCATCCGCACGCACTGGCGCGAGCCGGCGCCGGCCGTCCGCCGTCTGCAGCTGAGACTGCGCAACGACGAGCACATCGTCACGGGGTGGTACCGCGAGCCCGGCGACGAATGGACCCGGCACCATGTGCGCTACGAAGCCTCGGGTTACCACGCGAACACTGTGGGCGACCTGCTCAGCCTGCGGCCGGCGCTCTACGCCGCGGGCGCCGGATCTGCGCGGTTCCGCGACTTCCGCTACACGGTGCTCTGA
- a CDS encoding ABC transporter substrate-binding protein yields the protein MPQHTASRLRWPLLAAPIAGVLILAGCSGGGADDGGNSNGDGGDTAAGFSLMVAQANDQDDYWGETAAKYTEQTGVEIEVIPYPSDAYNTQVTTQLQAGNAADMMILAPGTGQPISVVNLAEAGFLEPLNETSAATIPAGTEAEYTYDGSIYAQPAALVPVGFIYNGPGGEEAGIDEYPGTYEELLEACTTARDGGKTFTVLAGGVPFNTGLFSMLVSATRVYAETPDWNEQRAAGDVTFTDSGWRDVLEDVIEMNEGGCFQDGVAGGTFDSITQGIGSQSSLTAAVPGSAASSIAAGTGLDLTVQAFPPADGGEPYTLASANYAWAVNAASEDDVKASAQEFLDWLATPEEAQAFADLSGFVSISGATADNLLPIYEPIGDLLENGDYAGLPNATWPNPKVYESLGVGVQGLLTGQKTVDQVLEEMDAAWDS from the coding sequence ATGCCACAGCACACAGCTTCCCGGCTCCGGTGGCCGCTCCTTGCGGCCCCGATCGCAGGAGTCCTCATCCTCGCCGGCTGTTCCGGCGGCGGCGCCGATGACGGCGGCAACAGCAACGGCGACGGGGGCGACACCGCCGCCGGCTTCTCGCTCATGGTCGCTCAAGCGAACGACCAGGACGATTACTGGGGCGAGACCGCTGCGAAGTACACCGAGCAGACCGGCGTCGAGATCGAGGTCATCCCGTACCCCTCCGACGCGTACAACACGCAGGTCACGACGCAGCTGCAGGCCGGCAATGCGGCCGACATGATGATCCTCGCTCCTGGCACCGGCCAGCCGATCTCCGTGGTGAATCTCGCCGAGGCCGGCTTCCTCGAGCCGCTGAACGAGACCTCCGCCGCCACGATCCCGGCTGGAACCGAGGCCGAATACACCTACGACGGGAGCATCTACGCGCAGCCCGCTGCTCTCGTGCCCGTCGGCTTCATCTACAACGGCCCCGGCGGCGAAGAGGCCGGGATCGACGAGTACCCGGGCACGTACGAGGAGCTCCTCGAGGCCTGCACCACGGCGCGCGATGGGGGCAAGACCTTCACGGTGCTCGCGGGCGGCGTGCCGTTCAACACGGGTCTCTTCTCGATGCTGGTCTCGGCGACCCGCGTGTACGCCGAGACGCCGGACTGGAACGAGCAGCGTGCCGCCGGCGACGTCACCTTCACCGACAGCGGCTGGCGCGACGTTCTCGAGGACGTCATCGAGATGAACGAGGGCGGATGCTTCCAGGACGGCGTCGCCGGTGGCACGTTCGACTCCATCACCCAGGGCATCGGGTCGCAGTCGTCGCTCACCGCCGCGGTCCCCGGCTCCGCGGCGTCCTCCATCGCGGCGGGAACGGGTCTCGACCTGACGGTGCAGGCATTCCCGCCCGCCGACGGCGGCGAGCCCTACACCCTCGCTTCGGCGAACTACGCCTGGGCTGTCAACGCGGCATCCGAGGACGACGTCAAGGCGTCGGCGCAGGAGTTCCTCGACTGGCTGGCGACTCCGGAAGAGGCGCAGGCCTTCGCCGACCTATCGGGCTTCGTTTCGATCTCGGGTGCCACCGCAGACAACCTGCTGCCCATCTACGAGCCGATCGGCGACCTGCTCGAGAACGGCGACTACGCGGGGCTGCCCAACGCCACGTGGCCGAACCCGAAGGTCTACGAGTCGCTCGGCGTCGGCGTCCAGGGACTGCTGACCGGTCAGAAGACCGTCGACCAGGTGCTCGAGGAGATGGACGCCGCCTGGGACAGCTGA
- a CDS encoding glycosyl hydrolase, with translation MPQPAPTSPALSDLWAKFVDPPDAARPRAWWHWMDGNIDPVGIVRDLTWLHGVGVRGVQLFDGGMGVPLVVPAPVRPGSAAWREAIETAVRTAGELGLELAVATSAGWSATGGPWVEPRDAMKKIVWSETVIDGEGRRTIDLPALPAVAGLFQDAARWGAAAGEPWATGWRVIAFPAEATHDALRPTRIRASAAVADSASLTDGSFDTAVSLPRDPDAWSSAWIEAEFDEPVTVGAVTVGLPGPRGFGAAPPPDAVLEAGDDDGDYRTIATLNATTVPARTAAFAPVTARRFRLVLSGASAAEALPPVADGVRVPPVLRRSDAFVVSEFALFAGGRIHHAEVKAGFGVVPDYYAVDTPEEGDAAAIRPSEVHDLTALVVGDRLEWDAPPGRWRVLRLGASLTGQTNGPALADSTGLEVDKLDGGRVAAFLSHHLARFGAETFDALLSDSIEAGSQNWTDDIGERFRELRGYDPLPWLPALAGYLVGGAEASDRFLYDYRRTLSELLATEYYGTLAAEAHRRGMTYYAEALEDGRPQLGDDLAMRSHADVPMGAMWTFDPESGPHPTYVADLKGAASVAHVHGKGWTGAEAFTSFDRPWASSPRSLKHVADLQLALGVTRFCIHTSPHQPLAAAPPGVALAPFLGQAFTVNETWAGMAGPWIDYLARCSALLSAGEPAVDIAVFVGEEAPVTGLFDHAVDTSVPAGFDFDYVGPDALALLRVEDGDLRSMGARYRLLFLGGSSRRLTVATLRRLELLADRGATIVGLPPQGSPSLADDDGEFGRLRDRIWNAARDRGRVITTSDLAHALHVLSLRSDFEIEGPPIRTIARRVDGRRITFLANPAAEDVRVRISVPEAVGPLSLWDPVALRADPLSGSRGEDGRILLDVELPASGSVFVVPSGREPHAAAASVEILSVGEEWSLALPARADVALPAGPALWTELDNVARSFSGTAVYRAGFTLSSRPLGDRVWLDLGRVRDIARVLVNGVDCGIAWTAPFRVEVTYAVRGGDNTIEVEVATPWRNRLIAEAGRLSGEIFAPMTGVFEPSAEPLPAGLAGPVELHIEKHG, from the coding sequence ATGCCGCAGCCAGCGCCGACGTCGCCCGCTCTCTCCGATCTGTGGGCGAAGTTCGTCGACCCGCCCGACGCCGCGCGCCCGCGGGCGTGGTGGCACTGGATGGACGGCAACATCGATCCGGTCGGGATCGTCCGCGATCTCACGTGGCTTCACGGCGTCGGCGTGCGCGGCGTCCAGCTCTTCGACGGGGGCATGGGCGTGCCCCTGGTCGTGCCGGCCCCGGTCCGTCCCGGATCCGCGGCATGGCGCGAGGCGATCGAGACGGCCGTTCGGACGGCCGGCGAGCTCGGTCTCGAGCTCGCGGTGGCGACGTCGGCCGGCTGGAGCGCGACAGGCGGCCCCTGGGTCGAGCCGCGGGACGCCATGAAGAAGATCGTGTGGTCCGAGACGGTGATCGACGGCGAGGGCCGTCGCACCATCGACCTGCCGGCGCTGCCCGCCGTGGCCGGTCTCTTCCAGGACGCCGCCAGGTGGGGCGCGGCCGCCGGCGAGCCCTGGGCGACCGGGTGGCGCGTCATCGCCTTCCCCGCCGAGGCCACGCACGACGCGCTGCGACCGACCCGTATCCGCGCGTCTGCCGCGGTGGCCGATTCCGCCAGCCTCACCGACGGTTCCTTCGACACCGCGGTCTCACTGCCCAGGGACCCGGACGCGTGGTCGTCCGCCTGGATCGAAGCGGAGTTCGACGAGCCGGTCACCGTCGGGGCGGTGACGGTGGGCCTCCCGGGCCCCCGCGGCTTCGGCGCCGCGCCACCGCCGGACGCCGTGCTGGAGGCCGGCGACGACGACGGGGACTACCGGACGATCGCGACACTCAACGCGACGACGGTGCCGGCGCGCACGGCCGCGTTCGCCCCCGTGACGGCCCGCCGCTTCCGCCTCGTCCTGTCGGGGGCGAGCGCGGCGGAGGCGCTTCCACCGGTCGCCGACGGCGTGCGCGTGCCGCCGGTGCTCCGCCGGAGCGACGCGTTCGTCGTCTCCGAGTTCGCGCTGTTCGCGGGCGGGCGGATCCACCACGCGGAGGTCAAGGCGGGCTTCGGAGTCGTCCCCGACTACTACGCCGTGGACACCCCCGAAGAGGGGGACGCGGCCGCCATTCGTCCTTCCGAGGTGCACGACCTCACAGCCCTCGTGGTGGGCGACCGGCTGGAATGGGATGCCCCGCCCGGACGATGGCGCGTCCTCCGACTGGGCGCCTCCCTCACCGGGCAGACGAACGGCCCCGCCCTCGCCGACTCGACCGGGCTCGAGGTGGACAAGCTCGATGGCGGCCGCGTCGCGGCGTTCCTCTCGCATCACCTCGCGCGGTTCGGGGCCGAGACCTTCGATGCCCTTCTCAGCGACAGCATCGAAGCCGGCAGCCAGAACTGGACGGACGACATCGGCGAGCGCTTCCGCGAGCTCCGCGGTTACGATCCCCTCCCCTGGCTGCCGGCGCTCGCGGGCTATCTGGTCGGCGGGGCGGAGGCATCCGATCGCTTCCTCTACGACTACCGGCGCACGCTCAGCGAACTCCTCGCCACGGAGTACTACGGCACGCTCGCGGCGGAAGCGCATCGGCGCGGGATGACCTACTACGCCGAGGCGCTCGAGGACGGGCGCCCTCAGCTCGGGGACGATCTCGCGATGCGGTCGCACGCCGACGTGCCCATGGGCGCCATGTGGACGTTCGACCCCGAGTCGGGTCCGCACCCCACGTATGTGGCCGACCTCAAGGGGGCGGCATCCGTCGCCCACGTCCACGGCAAGGGCTGGACCGGCGCCGAGGCGTTCACGAGCTTCGACCGGCCGTGGGCGTCGTCGCCCCGCAGTCTGAAGCACGTCGCCGATCTGCAGCTCGCGCTCGGAGTCACGCGCTTCTGCATCCACACGTCCCCTCATCAGCCGCTCGCCGCTGCCCCGCCCGGCGTGGCGCTCGCGCCGTTCCTCGGTCAGGCGTTCACCGTCAACGAGACCTGGGCGGGGATGGCGGGTCCGTGGATCGACTACCTCGCACGCTGCTCCGCCCTGCTCTCGGCCGGCGAGCCCGCCGTCGACATCGCCGTCTTCGTCGGCGAGGAGGCGCCGGTCACCGGCCTGTTCGACCACGCCGTGGACACCTCCGTCCCGGCGGGGTTCGACTTCGACTACGTCGGGCCCGACGCGCTCGCGCTCCTGCGGGTCGAAGACGGCGATCTGCGCTCGATGGGCGCACGCTACCGGCTGCTGTTCCTCGGCGGATCCAGCCGGCGCCTGACGGTGGCGACGCTGCGTCGCCTCGAACTGCTCGCGGATCGGGGCGCGACCATCGTGGGGCTCCCCCCACAGGGGTCGCCGTCGCTCGCCGATGACGACGGCGAGTTCGGCCGTCTGAGAGACCGGATCTGGAATGCCGCACGCGACCGCGGGCGCGTGATCACCACGTCGGATCTCGCCCACGCCCTGCACGTGCTCAGCCTGCGCTCGGACTTCGAGATCGAGGGCCCGCCGATCCGGACCATCGCGCGCAGGGTGGACGGGCGGCGGATCACGTTCCTGGCCAACCCGGCCGCCGAGGACGTGCGCGTGCGCATCTCCGTGCCCGAGGCTGTCGGCCCGCTCAGCCTGTGGGACCCGGTGGCCCTGCGCGCCGACCCGCTGTCCGGCAGCCGCGGTGAGGACGGCCGCATTCTCCTCGACGTCGAGCTGCCCGCTTCCGGGTCGGTGTTCGTGGTGCCCTCAGGGCGGGAACCACACGCGGCCGCGGCATCCGTCGAGATCCTCTCCGTCGGCGAGGAATGGTCGCTCGCGCTCCCGGCCCGGGCGGATGTCGCGCTCCCCGCCGGCCCCGCGCTGTGGACCGAGCTCGACAACGTTGCACGGAGCTTCTCGGGGACAGCCGTCTACCGAGCCGGGTTCACCCTCAGCTCCCGGCCCCTGGGGGATCGCGTCTGGCTCGACCTCGGTCGCGTCCGCGACATCGCGCGGGTGCTCGTCAACGGCGTCGACTGCGGCATCGCCTGGACCGCGCCCTTCCGCGTCGAGGTGACATACGCTGTCCGAGGTGGTGACAACACGATCGAGGTCGAAGTGGCCACGCCGTGGCGCAACCGGCTCATCGCGGAGGCCGGCCGCCTCTCCGGCGAGATCTTCGCTCCGATGACCGGGGTGTTCGAACCGTCGGCGGAACCGTTGCCGGCGGGTCTCGCGGGGCCCGTCGAGCTGCACATCGAGAAGCACGGCTGA
- a CDS encoding alpha/beta hydrolase, whose amino-acid sequence MSDTEVDFRTLPLPEVLRLFRENGEPSDPRPDIDTSSLKRRFPRLGNVEARDLKIDGGVRPVPARLYRDASAEACGRALVWVHGGAFIGGHLDMPESNWLALELAAQGIPVLALDYVKCLGDVHFPEPSDDVLAGWRYAVAHTEELFGVPAGSVLLGGASAGGNLTAGVVARLRDAGAGVPAGLILVYPVVHPNGPEASAEVDPESEHGHLALNFAGSRDGLRDPHAFAALGPVEGFPSTMIVVCERDQLRPSGEAFATQLGDAGIPSALHLERGADHGHINEPSDPTALPTIAAITKWIGGGVATS is encoded by the coding sequence GTGTCTGACACCGAGGTCGACTTCCGCACGCTGCCGCTTCCCGAGGTGCTGCGCCTGTTCCGCGAGAACGGCGAGCCGTCCGACCCGCGTCCCGACATCGACACGTCATCCCTGAAGCGCCGCTTCCCCCGGCTCGGGAACGTCGAGGCGCGCGACCTGAAGATCGACGGTGGCGTTCGGCCGGTGCCGGCGCGCCTGTATCGGGATGCCTCCGCCGAGGCGTGCGGTCGTGCCCTGGTGTGGGTGCACGGCGGCGCCTTCATCGGCGGACACCTCGACATGCCGGAGTCGAACTGGCTGGCTCTCGAGCTCGCCGCGCAGGGCATTCCCGTGCTGGCGCTCGACTACGTCAAGTGCCTCGGCGACGTGCACTTCCCCGAGCCGTCCGACGACGTGCTCGCGGGGTGGCGGTACGCCGTCGCGCACACCGAGGAGCTGTTCGGGGTGCCGGCCGGCTCGGTGCTCCTCGGCGGGGCGAGCGCGGGCGGCAACCTCACTGCGGGTGTGGTTGCGCGGCTGCGGGATGCCGGTGCCGGCGTCCCGGCAGGGCTCATCCTGGTGTATCCCGTGGTGCACCCCAACGGTCCTGAGGCGTCGGCCGAGGTCGACCCCGAGTCCGAGCATGGTCACTTGGCGCTCAACTTCGCCGGATCCCGGGACGGCCTTCGCGACCCTCATGCTTTCGCGGCGCTGGGACCGGTCGAGGGCTTTCCCTCGACGATGATCGTGGTCTGCGAGCGTGACCAGTTGCGTCCGTCGGGGGAGGCGTTCGCGACCCAGTTGGGGGATGCCGGCATCCCGAGCGCGCTCCACCTCGAGCGGGGCGCCGACCACGGCCACATCAACGAACCTTCGGACCCGACCGCGCTCCCCACGATCGCGGCGATCACGAAGTGGATCGGCGGAGGGGTGGCGACATCATGA
- a CDS encoding DUF6379 domain-containing protein — protein sequence MPNGLIADDSLRPHPEGLALKLTLPWYRSLWLSSVSTLRVTLDGVEIPADDLAFELGGTRYAIAELPQQSETLWFLQQHPLLIVRRDQPFALGEQHEVEIFGELRLPYMQIAPGQDGGPGMYVPNIVRQSLTLTVTETDAAPPATATDIAPPPPASDDDPFKLGLTLYSASAEFRAGWYDFDGLLDRVAELGIGPGIEIVASQVLPTYPVVSDEFVAQWRAAFDKHGFDASSFGANLDMGRRRDRDMTPDEEFEFSELMFQGAKKLGFPLVRIQSAKPQLLRRLLPVAERLELQLAYEIHAPMGPNAEPIMKVRDTYAELDSPLLGFVADFSSTMHSMSPTLLRAVRRAGLDDDALAELQRIWSTDATMQQRQQEFIGYLKGRDFDPGRLGSFAHLAFNMHGHVDPREWADIVPQILHVHAKFYDIDQNGQEPAIDYPELVRVFVEGGYRGYWSSEWEGHAFAELGEVDPLLLVRQQHDLIRRSMHAVAGARV from the coding sequence ATGCCCAACGGACTCATCGCCGACGACAGCCTGCGCCCGCACCCCGAGGGTCTGGCGCTGAAGCTCACCCTCCCCTGGTACCGGAGCCTGTGGCTCTCGTCCGTCTCGACGCTGCGCGTCACCCTCGACGGCGTCGAGATCCCGGCCGACGACCTCGCGTTCGAGCTCGGAGGGACCCGCTACGCCATCGCCGAGCTGCCGCAGCAGAGCGAGACGCTGTGGTTCCTGCAGCAGCATCCGCTTCTCATCGTCCGCCGCGACCAGCCCTTCGCTCTGGGCGAGCAGCACGAGGTCGAGATCTTCGGCGAGCTGCGCCTGCCCTACATGCAGATCGCACCCGGCCAGGACGGCGGGCCGGGCATGTACGTGCCGAACATCGTGCGCCAGTCGCTCACGCTGACGGTGACGGAGACGGATGCTGCGCCCCCGGCGACAGCGACCGACATCGCGCCCCCGCCGCCGGCGTCGGACGACGACCCCTTCAAGCTCGGCCTCACGCTGTACTCGGCGAGTGCGGAGTTCCGCGCCGGCTGGTACGACTTCGACGGGCTGCTCGATCGCGTGGCCGAGCTGGGCATCGGTCCGGGCATCGAGATCGTCGCGTCGCAGGTGCTGCCGACCTATCCCGTGGTGTCGGACGAGTTCGTCGCGCAGTGGCGCGCCGCGTTCGACAAGCACGGGTTCGACGCCAGCTCCTTCGGGGCGAACCTCGACATGGGGCGCCGGCGCGATCGCGACATGACCCCCGACGAGGAGTTCGAGTTCAGCGAGCTGATGTTCCAGGGCGCGAAGAAACTCGGGTTCCCGCTGGTGCGCATCCAGTCCGCGAAGCCGCAGCTGCTGCGCCGGCTGCTGCCGGTGGCGGAGCGCCTGGAGCTGCAGCTGGCGTACGAGATCCACGCCCCGATGGGGCCGAATGCCGAGCCGATCATGAAGGTGCGCGACACCTACGCCGAGCTGGACTCGCCGCTGCTCGGCTTCGTCGCCGACTTCTCGTCGACGATGCACAGCATGTCGCCGACGCTGCTGCGCGCCGTGCGGCGCGCGGGCCTGGATGACGACGCGCTGGCTGAGCTTCAGCGCATCTGGTCGACCGACGCCACCATGCAGCAGCGGCAGCAGGAGTTCATCGGGTACCTGAAGGGCCGAGACTTCGATCCGGGTCGGCTCGGCTCGTTCGCCCACCTGGCTTTCAACATGCACGGCCACGTGGACCCCCGCGAGTGGGCCGACATCGTGCCGCAGATCCTGCACGTGCACGCGAAGTTCTACGACATCGACCAGAACGGTCAGGAGCCCGCCATCGACTACCCCGAGCTGGTGCGCGTCTTCGTCGAGGGCGGCTACCGCGGTTACTGGTCGAGCGAGTGGGAAGGCCACGCGTTCGCCGAGCTCGGCGAGGTCGACCCCCTGCTGCTCGTGCGCCAGCAGCACGATCTCATCCGCCGCTCGATGCACGCGGTCGCAGGCGCCCGTGTCTGA
- a CDS encoding sugar ABC transporter permease yields MTVTIERDATRTLTVPPDARRTPRPRGRKPLISYGHWWWALPAIILVIAVHYAATLTGGFFAFTNWTGLGDWEFIGLDNFVRIFNDPLMVGAVVNTLFLAFGSVILTNILGLGFALAINRTLKTRYILRTLLFLPVVLSPLAVAYVWKFIFQFNGPLNGFLGAIGLESWQKVWLADPTWSIWAILLTVVWQQTGFVMVIYLAGLASVPVEIEEAAALDGANIWQRFLHVTVPAIRPSIAIATTLGIIQGLRIFDQIFALTGGGPAGATETLATQVYKQAFSLGQFGFGSALALVLTLIILVFAILQQYATRDRDAVGRAA; encoded by the coding sequence ATGACAGTGACGATCGAGCGCGATGCCACTCGCACCCTCACGGTGCCTCCCGATGCACGCCGCACTCCGCGCCCACGTGGCCGCAAGCCGCTGATCAGCTACGGGCATTGGTGGTGGGCGCTGCCGGCGATCATTTTGGTGATCGCCGTGCACTACGCCGCCACCCTCACCGGCGGCTTCTTCGCCTTCACGAACTGGACGGGGCTGGGCGACTGGGAGTTCATCGGGCTGGACAACTTCGTCCGGATCTTCAACGACCCGCTGATGGTCGGCGCCGTGGTCAACACGCTGTTCCTCGCGTTCGGCTCGGTCATCCTCACGAACATCCTGGGTCTCGGGTTCGCCCTCGCGATCAACCGCACCCTCAAGACGCGGTACATCCTGCGCACGCTCCTCTTCCTCCCCGTCGTGCTGAGCCCGCTGGCCGTCGCCTACGTGTGGAAGTTCATCTTCCAGTTCAACGGCCCGCTCAACGGGTTCCTCGGGGCGATCGGCCTGGAGTCATGGCAGAAGGTGTGGCTGGCCGACCCGACCTGGTCCATCTGGGCGATCCTCCTCACCGTCGTCTGGCAGCAGACCGGCTTCGTCATGGTCATCTACCTGGCGGGCCTCGCGTCGGTCCCCGTGGAGATCGAGGAGGCGGCGGCCCTCGACGGTGCCAACATCTGGCAGAGATTCCTGCACGTCACGGTGCCGGCCATCCGTCCCTCCATCGCCATCGCCACGACGCTCGGCATCATCCAGGGCCTGCGCATCTTCGACCAGATCTTCGCCTTGACCGGCGGCGGACCGGCCGGCGCCACCGAGACGCTCGCGACGCAGGTCTACAAGCAGGCCTTCTCGCTCGGCCAGTTCGGCTTCGGCTCGGCGCTCGCGCTCGTGCTGACGCTCATCATCCTCGTCTTCGCCATCCTCCAGCAGTACGCCACCCGCGACCGCGACGCCGTCGGAAGGGCCGCCTGA
- a CDS encoding carbohydrate ABC transporter permease, whose amino-acid sequence MFRYTKLTAVREVAIWVVTLLGLLPFYFLIATAFKTDQEALTTSAMAPPSSLDFSAFVEVLTTGGRNSIPMSILNSVIITGGAIAGLVLFGSVAAYVITRRTRAWTNLTFYLVLIAIILPAQLGTVPLYIGARSVGLTGNAIGMILLWIGILLPLSVFLYASFFRGLTTEYEEAAVIDGASPTQAFFRVVLPLMAPATGTVAILAGLIVWNDFFNSLIFLGGSTTQTLPVAMYTYVGGLVSAWNKIFAVVIISMIPILLFYMFAQKKFIQGFGGGLKG is encoded by the coding sequence ATGTTCCGCTACACCAAGCTCACCGCGGTCCGCGAGGTCGCCATCTGGGTCGTGACCCTGCTCGGGCTGCTGCCCTTCTACTTCCTCATCGCCACCGCGTTCAAGACCGACCAGGAGGCGCTCACGACGAGCGCGATGGCGCCGCCGTCGTCGCTGGACTTCAGCGCCTTCGTCGAGGTCCTCACCACCGGCGGCCGCAACAGCATCCCGATGAGCATCCTCAACAGCGTCATCATCACCGGCGGTGCCATCGCAGGCCTCGTCCTCTTCGGATCGGTCGCCGCGTACGTGATCACGCGGCGGACGCGGGCGTGGACGAACCTCACCTTCTATCTGGTGCTCATCGCCATCATCCTTCCGGCCCAGCTCGGAACCGTGCCGCTGTACATCGGCGCGCGCTCGGTGGGGCTCACCGGCAACGCGATCGGCATGATCCTGCTGTGGATCGGCATCCTTCTGCCGCTCTCGGTCTTCCTCTACGCGAGCTTCTTCCGGGGGCTCACCACCGAGTACGAGGAGGCCGCCGTGATCGACGGCGCGTCGCCGACCCAGGCCTTCTTCCGGGTCGTGCTCCCGCTCATGGCGCCGGCCACCGGCACGGTCGCGATCCTCGCGGGCCTCATCGTCTGGAACGACTTCTTCAACTCGCTGATCTTCCTCGGCGGATCCACGACGCAGACGCTTCCCGTCGCGATGTACACGTACGTCGGCGGACTCGTCTCGGCGTGGAACAAGATCTTCGCCGTCGTGATCATCTCGATGATCCCGATCCTGCTGTTCTACATGTTCGCGCAGAAGAAGTTCATCCAGGGCTTCGGCGGAGGCCTGAAGGGCTGA